In Paenibacillus sonchi, the genomic stretch CGGAAAAGGATATTCGAGCTGGACCTGGAATTCAAGCGCAAGAATACTTGAAGACAATAGTAAGCTGTGGCTCGACGATGTCAATGGAGATGGTAAAACGGATTTGATCTCTAAAGGTGAAGCCGGAGCATGGAATGCAGGCATTGTATATGTGGCTCTGAGCAACGGAACGGGCTACCCGACATGGACATGGAATTCTGAAAAACGAATGATTGACGATAACAGTACCATGTGGTTTGCGGATGTAAATGGCGATAAGAAGGCCGATCTACTTGCCAAAGGTCAAGCGGGTGCTGCGAATGCAGGTTTTGTATATGTTTCCTTAAGCACAGGTAGCAGTTACCCGTATTGGACCTGGAATTCAGGTAGACGGATGATTGATGATAACGGCAGTATGTGGTTTGCTGACATCAATGGAGATGGGAAATCAGATTTGGTTTCTAAAGGACAAGCTGGTGCCGCGAATTCTGGCCAAGTATATGTTTGTTTAAGTAATGGAACCGGCTATCCATGGTGGACCTGGGATTCGGGCTCCCGAATGATCGATGACAACAGTACTATGTGGTTTGCAGATGTAGACGGGGACGGAAAAACAGAATTGCTCTCCATTGGACAAGCCGGAGCGATTAATGATGGTTGGTTATATTTTTCATTAAGTAACGGAACAGGCTTTGAACCCTGGACGTGGTACTCAGGCCGAAAGATTATTAAAAATACCGCAAGCTTATGGTTGGCAGATGTTAACGGGGATGGGAAGAGTGACATAATTACGAAAGGAGAGGCACCAGGGCCTGCAGCAGGATACGTTTTTGTTTCTTTGAGCACAGATCTATTAATAACGAAGTACGAGTACAATGCTGCGGGGCAGATCAAGACAGTAACGTATCCCGACGGGATGAAAATCTACTATGAATACGATAAAAACGGGAATTTAATTAGCAGAAAAAAATAATCACATAAACGTAAGAGGCCGAAAAAGCTCATGGATTGAATTCCAAGAGCTTTTTTAGTACGCCAGCATAGGGCGTCATCTCAAGGGTGAAAGTCACGAACGGGGGCTGGCAAACGCCTACCATTGATGACTCAGTGGGAATTATGAGAGTTTAAATTTTTCCCAACTCCCAAGTTTTTGGTATTACTTAAAACAACAAATAAACCTATATAGGTGATTGGGCGAATTGATGAAAAATGTGTCAAATATACAGATGAAATCGACAATAAAATTTGTTTTTCGACAAATTACCACCATTTTCAAAATTGTGCGAGTGTCATATGATTGTTGAGGAGTTATGACCTTCAACGAGTTTGAGAATTTTATCGATCTATATAAAAAGGGACAAGATAATGGTGAAGCATAGCAGGTTACATTTAATTTACTTGATTCTTTTTTAGTTCAAATCTCAGCCGCGTAGTAACTGCTAATTGAGTTTTCCTATAGCCCCTAAGGAGTGTGAATCTTCTGAAAAGAACCAGGTTATTCATCTATTTAATACAGACCGTCTTTTTTATTTTTATGCTAAGTATTGGTCAGAGTAAAGCATTTGGAGCGGAAAATATTATCGTACCTAGAGAAACATACGAGAGTGGAAGTTATGCTGGCACTGGTTATGTTCCGGTCAATGGGACGATTACCAGTGATCCACAAAAAGTAGTGAATGGGAAATACTCTGCGTTCTTAAACGCCCTTCCATCAGAAGTCTGGAAAGAATTTAATTATACGGATTCAAGTAAAGTTAAATTCGAAAAAAATACTACTTATTCTGTGACTTTCTCTTATAAATCCATAGATATGAAGCCAGCAGATGCCAACCGCTTTTTCTACTTTCTTGCGCGAAGTACGGATACAAAGGAGGATAAAGGATATACCTCTTGGACGGATGCGAGCGGAGATGGTGGGATCAGAACGATGACTTTTACAACCGGAAATAAAGAAAACTATTATTTGATTTGGGGAATTCACGGAGGCGGAGCGCTTTCCATTGATAACATTCAGATTGTAAAAACCACTCCTGCCAGTAGCGAATCTTTTGAAAAAGGTACGTTCGCTTCCACTAATTTTTTGGCAGGCTCCGGTATGATTACAAATGATCCAACAAAAACAGTGAGCGGACAATACTCGGCGTATCTCAGCTCCTTGCGGACAGAGGACTGGAAGGCACTCGCATACACAGATAAGAATAAAGTCAAGTTTGAAAAAAACACTACATATAAAGTTACCTTCTCATATAAGGCTATTGATATGGAGTCGGCAGGGGCGAATCGCTGCTTCTATTTTCTAGCAAGGAGTACTGATGATTCAGAAGATAAGGGATGGACTACCTGGAATGAGGTCAGTGGAAACAAGGGAACCCGTACGGTAACATTCACAACGGGAAACAAGGAAAATTACTATTTGGTCTGGGGAATCTACAAAGGTGGGGCACTTTCGTTAGATGATATAGAGATCACCAAGATGAATGAATCTTTCGAAAGCGGTGCGTATACGAATACAAATTTTACTGCGGGCTCCGGTACCATTACAAATGATCCTGCGAAAGTAATTACGGGACAGTATTCTGCCTATCTTACATCACCGTTGAGTGAGGTGTGGAAAGAATTTACATATAGTGACCCCAGTAAGTTCAAGTTCGAAGGGAACACAACGTATTCAGTGACATTTTCCTATAAATCATTAGATATGGATGCTTTGGAGAATGAGCGATTTTTCTACTTTTTGGCTAGAAGCACTGATAATCTGGAAGATAAGGGCTGGATGACTTGGAAGGCTTCAACGGGGAATAAGGGAAAGAAAACCGTAACTTTTACGACTGGAAGCAAAGAAAATTACTATTTGATATGGGGCATCCATAAGGGAGGCGCACTTTCCTTGGATGATATCACGATCCATAAAGTCAGTGAATCTTTTGAAAGGGGTTCGTATAGTGGGACTGACTTTTCGCCTGTAGCTGGAATCATTACGAGCGATCCTTCAAAGGTAGTTAACGGACTTTATTCTGCCTATTTGAGTTCCCCAACATCCAAGGAATGGATCGAGTTTGCCTCTACGGATACTAATAAAGTGAAGTTTCAGAGCAATACAACTTACACTGTGAGTTTTGCTTATAAATCCATCGATATGCAGCCAATAGATAACAATCGCTTTTTTTATTTTTCAGCTCGTGGGATCGGTAATACTGAAGTGAAAGGCTGGACCAGTTGGAACGATGTCACAGGTACTCAAGGAACAAAAAGCGTAACGTTTACTACAGGAGATCAAGCTAATTACTATTTGTTTTGGGGAATCCACGGGGGTGGTGCCCTCTCGATCGATGATATCGTCATCCAGCAATTAACAACTTATCAGTATGATGCGAGTGGAAGATTAGTGCAAATAAGAATGCCGGATAATCAAGTTGTTAGATACTTATATGACCTGAACGGGAATCTAATAAGTACGAAGGTGGATTGAGATATTTGGGATATTGGGAATTGTAGAATTTATGGGTGTTCTCCTAAAAAGATTGGAGATGTATTTTATGAAGAAGTATATATCAATTATAGCTATACTGATTTTAATCATGGTTAATACTCAGACAGCAGCTGCCATGAAATACACCTATACCAAAACAGGAGCGTTAAGCCTGGTGAGTATATCTGAAGGTAAATATGTGAATTTCCAATATGATAACAACGGCAACCTGATTGGGAAGAAGAATCTAAGCTGCCAGCCTTCAGAATATAAATTAATGAATGTGAACAGCAATAAGGCTCTGGATGTTTTTGCGGGAAATACAACCAATGGCACAAAAATTCAGATCGAATCAGATAACGGAACAGATGCACAACGGTGGTTGTTATGTAATACATTGAGTAATTCCTTTAAGCTCATCAATGTAAATAGTGGAAAAGCCCTCGATGTAGCCGGGGGAGGAACTGCGGACGGGACAAACATCCATCTATGGAATGATAACGGCACAGAAGCTCAGGCATGGAACCTTGTAGATAAGGGTGACAGCACATATGAGCTTGTAAATATACATAGTAACAAAGTTCTTGATGTAACAAACGGAGCAACAACAAATGGAACCTCTGTGCAGATATGGACCCGGAATGGAACAACCGCTCAGAAGTGGAGACTCGTCAAGGCGATTTCAAATGGAGCTGAGTATAAGCTATTAAATGCTGGTAATGGAAAAGCGGTGGATGTCACAGGAGGAAATACAGCAGACGGAACACCGGTCCAAATTTGGACAGATAACGGGACGACTTCTCAAAGATGGCAGGTTTATGATAAAGGCGGCAATAAGTATAAATTGATTAATGTGAATAGCGGGAAGGCTCTGGAAGTATCAGGTGGCGGCACAGTCAACGGATCAGCTGTTCAAATC encodes the following:
- a CDS encoding FG-GAP repeat domain-containing protein produces the protein MIIKIWPNSGKLGTIRRLILALGVLFTMSSTLGADKTSATHAAAGYMPWTWNSSARILEDNSNMWFADVNGDGKADMISKGEAGAWNAGFVYVALSNGTGYPSWSWDSGKRMIDDNSTICFADVNGDGKADLISKGQAGAYNAGFIYVSLSNGKGYSSWTWNSSARILEDNSKLWLDDVNGDGKTDLISKGEAGAWNAGIVYVALSNGTGYPTWTWNSEKRMIDDNSTMWFADVNGDKKADLLAKGQAGAANAGFVYVSLSTGSSYPYWTWNSGRRMIDDNGSMWFADINGDGKSDLVSKGQAGAANSGQVYVCLSNGTGYPWWTWDSGSRMIDDNSTMWFADVDGDGKTELLSIGQAGAINDGWLYFSLSNGTGFEPWTWYSGRKIIKNTASLWLADVNGDGKSDIITKGEAPGPAAGYVFVSLSTDLLITKYEYNAAGQIKTVTYPDGMKIYYEYDKNGNLISRKK
- a CDS encoding RHS repeat domain-containing protein; the encoded protein is MNLLKRTRLFIYLIQTVFFIFMLSIGQSKAFGAENIIVPRETYESGSYAGTGYVPVNGTITSDPQKVVNGKYSAFLNALPSEVWKEFNYTDSSKVKFEKNTTYSVTFSYKSIDMKPADANRFFYFLARSTDTKEDKGYTSWTDASGDGGIRTMTFTTGNKENYYLIWGIHGGGALSIDNIQIVKTTPASSESFEKGTFASTNFLAGSGMITNDPTKTVSGQYSAYLSSLRTEDWKALAYTDKNKVKFEKNTTYKVTFSYKAIDMESAGANRCFYFLARSTDDSEDKGWTTWNEVSGNKGTRTVTFTTGNKENYYLVWGIYKGGALSLDDIEITKMNESFESGAYTNTNFTAGSGTITNDPAKVITGQYSAYLTSPLSEVWKEFTYSDPSKFKFEGNTTYSVTFSYKSLDMDALENERFFYFLARSTDNLEDKGWMTWKASTGNKGKKTVTFTTGSKENYYLIWGIHKGGALSLDDITIHKVSESFERGSYSGTDFSPVAGIITSDPSKVVNGLYSAYLSSPTSKEWIEFASTDTNKVKFQSNTTYTVSFAYKSIDMQPIDNNRFFYFSARGIGNTEVKGWTSWNDVTGTQGTKSVTFTTGDQANYYLFWGIHGGGALSIDDIVIQQLTTYQYDASGRLVQIRMPDNQVVRYLYDLNGNLISTKVD
- a CDS encoding RICIN domain-containing protein, giving the protein MKKYISIIAILILIMVNTQTAAAMKYTYTKTGALSLVSISEGKYVNFQYDNNGNLIGKKNLSCQPSEYKLMNVNSNKALDVFAGNTTNGTKIQIESDNGTDAQRWLLCNTLSNSFKLINVNSGKALDVAGGGTADGTNIHLWNDNGTEAQAWNLVDKGDSTYELVNIHSNKVLDVTNGATTNGTSVQIWTRNGTTAQKWRLVKAISNGAEYKLLNAGNGKAVDVTGGNTADGTPVQIWTDNGTTSQRWQVYDKGGNKYKLINVNSGKALEVSGGGTVNGSAVQIWTDNGTTSQEWIFRENADGSMSLINVNSNKVLDIPGGSTADGTRLQIHTDNGTSSQSWKLVK